GAGTATGAAGTAGTATATAATCCCAAGGAATTAACGAGTAGGGAAGATACTCTAAAAACAATAAATGAATTCAAAAAAAGACAAGTTGAACTAATCATATTCTGTGGTGGAGATGGAACCGCAAGAGATATATGCGAGGCCATTGGCATAGAAATTCCTGTGATTGGGATGCCAGCTGGCGTAAAGATGTTTTCTTCTGTTTTTGCAATCAATCCTAAGGCTGCATCTGACCTTCTCAAAGCCTTTTTAGAAGGGAATTCAAAGTACAAGGATTCTGATGTTCTAGACATTGATGAAGAAAGTTACAGGGCAGATAAATTCAAGATGAAGCTATATGGTTATCTAAAAACGCCTTATGTACCAAACCTTATTCAAGATTCAAAGGCGCTGTTTGAAGGTCATGTTGAAGAGATGGCAAAGGAAGGTATAGCGGTATTTGCCAGTGAATTTATGTCCGATGGTTCATTATACATAGTCGGAGCAGGTTCTACAACTGCAAAAATTGCAGAATTAATGGGGCTAAAAAAGACAATGCTTGGCGTAGACCTGATAAAAGATGAGAAACTCATTGCAAGTGATGTTAATGAGAAGGCTATTTTAAATTATATAAAAAATGAAAAAAGTGTAAAGATAATAGTAAGCCCAATCGGAGCTCAAGGCTTTGTATTTGGTAGAGGAAATCAGCAGATTTCAAGTCAAGTTTTAAGAAAAGTTGGAAAAGAAAATATAATAATCGTTGCAACTCCCCAGAAACTAGAAAACACCCCTTTTCTCCTAGTTGATACCGGAGATTATGAGTTGGACAATGAATTATCGGGTAAGACTCTGGTAGTCTGTGCATATAGAATGGCTCAAAGAAAAGAGATAAGGAAAGATTAAACTTAAAAAGTACGAAAATCAGGTTATTCTGATATTATGGACGCGTCTGTTGTTACTCCTTGGGAAGTAGAAGGGGAAATTGATTATAATAAACTCATAAAACAGTTTGGAACAGATATTCTTACTGAAGACCTATTGAATACAATAAAGAAGTACACTGGAGATTTACATCCGTTTCTCAAGAGGAGATTATTTTTTTCTCATAGGGATCTTGGTTGGATTTTAAAGAAGTATGAGGGAGGAGAAAAGTTTGCTCTTTATACAGGAAGAGGTCCTTCCGGCCATACTCACCTTGGCCACCTAGTTCCTTGGATATTCTGTAAATGGCTCCAAGATAAATTTGGCTGCGAGTTCTATTTCCAGATGACTGATGATGAAAAGTTCATGATGAGGCCAGATCTTACACTTGAACAAACACATGCATTTGCCTATGAGAACGCTCTTGACGTCATTGCTTTAGGATTTGACCCAAAAAAGACATTCATTTTTTCGGATATAGATTATGCCAAAACACTTTACAAGATATCAATTCAAGTTGCAAAGAATGTCACGACTTCCACAGC
The sequence above is a segment of the Methanofastidiosum sp. genome. Coding sequences within it:
- a CDS encoding ATP-NAD kinase family protein translates to EYEVVYNPKELTSREDTLKTINEFKKRQVELIIFCGGDGTARDICEAIGIEIPVIGMPAGVKMFSSVFAINPKAASDLLKAFLEGNSKYKDSDVLDIDEESYRADKFKMKLYGYLKTPYVPNLIQDSKALFEGHVEEMAKEGIAVFASEFMSDGSLYIVGAGSTTAKIAELMGLKKTMLGVDLIKDEKLIASDVNEKAILNYIKNEKSVKIIVSPIGAQGFVFGRGNQQISSQVLRKVGKENIIIVATPQKLENTPFLLVDTGDYELDNELSGKTLVVCAYRMAQRKEIRKD